A section of the Rhizomicrobium sp. genome encodes:
- a CDS encoding PQQ-dependent dehydrogenase, methanol/ethanol family yields the protein MRQRLLFAAVVAALGTVSIAVAEDLGTMMRDDRQWVMPAKDYANTRFSSLAQINAGNANQLRVAWTFSVGSNHGQEAAPIVVGDTMYVVGAYPNEVFALNATTGDLKWKYSPHVDPSSQGVACCDVVNRGEAYDNGKIFFNTLDDHTVALDAKTGQELWVVKLGEITRGMTITMAPIVVKGKVLVGNSGGEMGVRGWLTALDENTGRIAWRAYSVGADKDVLIGPKFHPFYKKLIGKDLGISTWPPGRWQVGGGPVWGWISYDPKLNLVIYGTGNPGPWNSNQRPGDNLWTSTIFARDADTGEAVWAVQLDPHDLYDYDEINENLLLDLPINGKVRPVVVHPGRNGFMYVIDRATGQVYSADKYDNQTSILRVDLATARPVMNDAMKPLLGKNISGICPASPGTKDWQPTAYSPLTHLLYIPHQHLCMDYKTSEVGYIAGTPYVGATVDMYGGPGGYRGEFAAWDPTKRTKVWAIHEKFPVWSGTMATAGHIAVYGTLDRWFKVVDDRNGKLLYQFHAPSGFVGQPITYQGTDGKQYIAILDGVGGWPGAIANAEIDPRVRNGALGFTGAVGDLPGVTSGGSTLLVFSLPGGGGRAP from the coding sequence ATGAGACAACGCTTGCTCTTCGCCGCCGTGGTTGCCGCTCTCGGCACGGTCTCGATCGCTGTTGCCGAGGACCTCGGCACAATGATGCGCGACGACCGACAATGGGTGATGCCGGCCAAGGACTACGCCAACACGCGTTTTTCGAGTTTGGCGCAGATCAATGCAGGCAATGCGAACCAGTTGCGCGTCGCCTGGACGTTCTCGGTCGGCTCGAACCACGGCCAGGAGGCAGCGCCGATCGTGGTCGGCGACACGATGTATGTCGTCGGCGCCTATCCCAACGAGGTCTTCGCGCTGAACGCCACTACCGGCGACCTGAAGTGGAAATACTCGCCGCATGTCGATCCGTCGTCGCAAGGCGTCGCCTGTTGCGACGTGGTCAATCGCGGCGAGGCTTACGACAACGGCAAGATCTTCTTCAACACGCTGGACGACCACACCGTCGCGCTGGATGCGAAGACCGGGCAGGAATTGTGGGTCGTCAAGCTGGGCGAGATCACGCGCGGCATGACCATCACCATGGCGCCCATCGTGGTGAAGGGAAAGGTGCTGGTCGGCAATTCCGGCGGCGAGATGGGCGTGCGCGGCTGGCTGACGGCGCTCGACGAGAACACCGGCCGCATCGCCTGGCGCGCCTATTCGGTGGGCGCCGACAAGGATGTGCTGATCGGGCCAAAATTCCATCCATTCTACAAGAAGCTGATCGGCAAGGACCTCGGCATTTCCACCTGGCCGCCGGGGCGCTGGCAGGTCGGCGGCGGGCCGGTCTGGGGCTGGATCAGCTACGATCCGAAGCTGAATCTGGTGATCTACGGCACCGGCAATCCCGGCCCGTGGAATTCGAACCAGCGGCCGGGCGATAATCTCTGGACCAGCACGATCTTCGCGCGCGACGCCGACACCGGCGAGGCGGTGTGGGCGGTGCAGCTCGATCCGCACGATCTCTACGACTATGACGAGATCAACGAGAACCTTCTGCTCGACCTGCCTATCAACGGCAAAGTCAGGCCGGTCGTGGTGCATCCGGGCCGCAACGGCTTCATGTATGTGATCGACCGCGCCACCGGCCAGGTTTATTCCGCCGACAAATACGACAACCAGACCTCGATCCTGCGCGTCGATCTCGCGACGGCGCGGCCGGTGATGAATGACGCGATGAAACCGCTCCTGGGCAAGAACATCAGCGGCATCTGCCCCGCCTCGCCCGGCACGAAGGACTGGCAGCCGACGGCGTACTCGCCGCTGACGCACCTCCTCTACATCCCGCACCAGCATCTGTGCATGGATTACAAGACGAGCGAGGTCGGCTATATTGCCGGTACGCCCTATGTCGGCGCCACGGTCGACATGTATGGCGGACCAGGCGGCTATCGCGGCGAGTTCGCGGCCTGGGACCCGACCAAGCGCACCAAGGTCTGGGCAATCCACGAGAAATTTCCGGTGTGGAGCGGCACGATGGCGACGGCGGGCCACATCGCGGTCTATGGCACGCTGGACCGCTGGTTCAAGGTCGTCGACGACCGCAACGGCAAACTGCTCTACCAGTTCCATGCGCCGAGCGGCTTCGTTGGCCAGCCGATCACCTATCAGGGCACGGACGGCAAGCAGTACATCGCGATCCTGGACGGCGTCGGCGGCTGGCCCGGCGCGATCGCCAATGCCGAGATCGACCCGCGCGTGCGCAACGGCGCGCTGGGCTTCACCGGCGCGGTCGGCGATCTGCCCGGCGTCACCAGCGGCGGCAGCACGCTGTTGGTGTTCTCGCTTCCCGGCGGAGGCGGCCGTGCACCTTAA
- a CDS encoding cytochrome c oxidase assembly protein, with amino-acid sequence MRMRQALLLVAAAVSLAVALLPPLESAARELFAAHMAQHLILICITAPLLALARPWSALERVAPLTAWCAFVCVFLFWHWPAVFQWAAAAEATRLLELGSVLAAATVFWAAMLAPAPRLGHGASALFVMTAAIATDLPGVVMIFAPRAICTMPDENAARFGLSALEDQQFAGLLMWVPANLVFFGFAIFLFAQYMRAQPPRTLVTS; translated from the coding sequence ATGCGGATGAGACAGGCGCTCCTGCTCGTCGCCGCCGCGGTCTCGCTGGCCGTGGCGTTGTTGCCGCCGCTGGAGAGCGCCGCGCGCGAGCTCTTCGCCGCGCATATGGCGCAGCATCTGATCCTGATCTGCATCACCGCGCCCCTGTTGGCGCTGGCGCGGCCTTGGTCGGCACTGGAACGCGTCGCACCACTCACCGCGTGGTGCGCCTTCGTGTGCGTGTTCCTGTTCTGGCACTGGCCGGCGGTGTTCCAATGGGCCGCGGCGGCGGAAGCGACGCGCCTGCTGGAGCTCGGCAGTGTCCTCGCCGCTGCGACGGTGTTCTGGGCAGCGATGCTGGCGCCGGCGCCGCGGCTCGGCCATGGCGCGTCCGCGCTGTTCGTCATGACGGCCGCCATCGCCACCGACCTGCCGGGCGTGGTGATGATCTTCGCGCCGCGCGCCATCTGCACCATGCCGGACGAGAACGCCGCACGCTTCGGGCTGTCGGCGCTGGAGGACCAGCAGTTCGCGGGCCTCCTCATGTGGGTGCCGGCCAATCTGGTGTTCTTCGGCTTCGCCATATTTCTGTTCGCGCAGTATATGCGCGCCCAACCGCCACGCACTTTGGTGACTTCATGA
- a CDS encoding cytochrome c oxidase subunit 3 has product MTDRIALEGTLPVGAIDTRASGWWAMIFVVCTEAALFGYLLFSYFYLAVQPHAPGTFPEGGTPSLALALPNTIILLTSSVAVGWAQFNIQRDDSLRLIIGLAVAVALGVVFLIVQYFEWAQKPFTLSSTAYSSLYFVITGFHMMHVVVGVGVLATVLVWSALGYFNRVRYAPIHIGALYWHFVDAVWLAVFFTLYITPLLGLRA; this is encoded by the coding sequence GTGACTGACCGCATCGCCCTCGAAGGCACCCTGCCGGTCGGCGCCATCGACACGCGCGCCAGCGGCTGGTGGGCGATGATCTTCGTCGTCTGCACCGAGGCCGCGCTGTTCGGCTATCTGCTGTTCAGCTATTTCTATCTGGCGGTCCAGCCGCACGCGCCCGGCACCTTCCCGGAAGGCGGCACGCCGTCGCTGGCCCTGGCATTGCCCAACACGATCATCCTGCTGACATCCTCGGTCGCGGTGGGTTGGGCGCAGTTCAACATCCAGCGCGACGACAGCCTGCGGCTGATCATAGGTCTCGCTGTTGCGGTCGCTCTGGGTGTTGTCTTCCTGATCGTGCAGTATTTCGAGTGGGCGCAGAAGCCGTTCACGCTGTCCTCGACGGCCTATTCGTCGCTCTATTTCGTCATCACCGGCTTTCACATGATGCATGTCGTGGTCGGTGTGGGCGTTCTTGCGACCGTTCTCGTGTGGTCGGCGCTGGGCTATTTCAACCGCGTGCGGTATGCGCCGATCCATATCGGCGCGCTGTATTGGCATTTCGTCGACGCGGTATGGCTGGCGGTGTTCTTTACGCTTTACATTACGCCGCTCCTGGGATTGCGCGCATGA
- the ctaD gene encoding cytochrome c oxidase subunit I, with translation MTISDYTRAPSVGTEQPELAARLQKIWETAPGIGGWLSTVDHKEIGLRYIVTAFAFLILGGVEALVFRLQLSWSDRHLLNPEQYDQLFTMHGMTMIFLYAGPVLSGFSNYLWPLLLGARDMALPRLNALSYWIYLFAGIFLYAAFAIGFGPNDGWFNYVPLAARAYNGGPNIDFYALGMILLGISTTVGAVNFVVTFMRMRAPGMSINRVPILIWGTLTASMANIFAIPAVSLAFFLLWMDRNVGTHFFDTAGGGGSAMLWQHLFWMFGHPWVYAIVLPAMGMVSDGLPVFCRRPLVGYSAVALATVATMVLGFGVWVHHMFATGLPNISLSFFSAASIIIAVPSAVGVFAWLATIWTGRPVFTTPFLFFASFILLFTIGGVSGFMTGSVPVDWQLTDTYFVVAHIHYVLIGINVFPVAGAIYFWFPKFTGRMLDERLGRWNFWTMFVGFNLGFFPMHISGLLGMPRRVYTYAEGMGWDWLNLITTLGSFVFAAGVLMLIWNVLKSVRSGAIAGDNPWDAPTLEWATSSPPPPYNFVVIPTVQSRHPLWEDRLASRPDEARSHPHAGLVLEHGREAIGTDPLDAQPDIILKMPGDSYAPLVFAIAVTAIFIGLLLLAWWLVALAAVVTAATTVGWLWPERNLGETREPARD, from the coding sequence ATGACGATCAGCGACTACACCCGAGCGCCGAGCGTCGGCACGGAGCAGCCGGAGCTGGCGGCGCGGCTGCAGAAGATCTGGGAGACGGCGCCCGGCATCGGCGGCTGGCTGTCCACCGTCGACCACAAGGAGATCGGGCTCCGCTACATCGTCACCGCCTTCGCCTTCCTGATTCTGGGCGGCGTCGAGGCGCTGGTCTTCCGGCTGCAACTGTCATGGTCGGACCGGCATCTGCTGAATCCGGAGCAATACGACCAGCTCTTCACCATGCACGGCATGACGATGATCTTCCTTTATGCCGGGCCGGTGCTGTCGGGATTCAGCAATTACCTGTGGCCGCTGCTGCTCGGCGCGCGTGACATGGCGCTGCCGCGGCTGAACGCCCTGTCCTATTGGATCTATCTGTTCGCGGGGATTTTCCTCTACGCCGCCTTCGCCATCGGCTTCGGGCCGAACGACGGCTGGTTCAACTACGTGCCCTTGGCGGCGCGGGCCTATAATGGCGGGCCGAACATCGATTTCTATGCGCTGGGCATGATCCTGCTCGGCATCTCGACGACGGTCGGCGCGGTCAATTTCGTCGTCACCTTCATGCGCATGCGCGCGCCCGGCATGTCGATCAATCGTGTGCCGATCCTGATCTGGGGGACGCTGACCGCGTCGATGGCCAACATCTTCGCGATTCCGGCGGTGAGCCTGGCGTTCTTCCTGCTCTGGATGGACCGCAATGTCGGCACGCATTTCTTCGACACGGCGGGCGGCGGCGGGTCGGCGATGCTGTGGCAGCATCTGTTCTGGATGTTCGGCCATCCCTGGGTCTACGCCATCGTGCTGCCGGCGATGGGCATGGTGTCGGACGGCTTGCCGGTGTTCTGCCGCCGGCCGCTGGTCGGCTACAGCGCCGTGGCGCTGGCGACGGTCGCGACCATGGTGCTGGGCTTCGGCGTGTGGGTGCATCACATGTTCGCGACGGGCCTGCCGAACATCTCGCTGTCGTTCTTCAGTGCTGCCTCGATCATCATCGCGGTGCCGAGCGCCGTCGGCGTGTTCGCCTGGCTCGCGACGATCTGGACGGGAAGGCCGGTGTTCACGACACCATTCCTGTTCTTTGCGTCTTTCATCCTTCTCTTCACCATCGGCGGCGTCAGCGGCTTCATGACGGGATCGGTGCCGGTCGACTGGCAGCTCACTGATACGTATTTCGTGGTGGCGCACATTCACTATGTGCTGATCGGCATCAACGTCTTCCCGGTCGCGGGCGCGATCTATTTCTGGTTCCCGAAATTCACCGGCCGGATGCTCGACGAGCGGCTGGGGCGATGGAATTTCTGGACCATGTTCGTGGGCTTCAATCTCGGCTTCTTCCCGATGCACATTTCCGGCCTGCTCGGCATGCCGCGGCGCGTTTACACCTATGCAGAAGGAATGGGGTGGGACTGGCTGAACCTCATCACCACACTGGGCTCGTTCGTGTTCGCGGCCGGCGTGCTCATGCTGATCTGGAACGTGCTGAAGTCCGTGCGCAGCGGAGCGATCGCAGGCGACAATCCGTGGGACGCGCCGACGCTGGAATGGGCGACATCCTCGCCGCCGCCGCCCTACAATTTCGTCGTGATTCCGACGGTGCAGAGCCGCCATCCCTTGTGGGAAGACCGGCTGGCGAGCCGGCCGGACGAAGCCCGCAGCCATCCGCATGCCGGGCTGGTGCTGGAGCACGGGCGCGAAGCCATCGGCACCGACCCGCTCGACGCGCAGCCGGACATCATCCTGAAGATGCCGGGCGATTCCTATGCGCCGCTCGTCTTCGCGATCGCCGTGACGGCGATCTTCATCGGCCTGCTGCTCCTGGCATGGTGGTTGGTGGCGTTGGCGGCCGTCGTCACGGCGGCGACGACGGTGGGCTGGCTGTGGCCGGAGCGGAATTTGGGCGAGACACGGGAGCCGGCCCGTGACTGA
- the coxB gene encoding cytochrome c oxidase subunit II — translation MAGASGAKASATLPLTWGVIGVSVAVMVIVAALLALAIWRRPGIALATRMAIGPDKGGTNFLWVGVGISTLALLATIVWTVKVLAEIGKPTVTPALTIEVTAHQWWWEVRYLDNDTRAIFTTANEIHIPTGTPVQFKLIGGDVIHSFWVPALAGKTDLIPGQTNEIWLEADKPGTYRGQCTEYCGLEHAKMAFVVVADTPRDFAAWRSHQIAPDVTPGGGVLASGAVYFGMKCGSCHAVRGSDAAGVLGPDLSHFATRQTIAAGVLANTPQNLSAWIDDPQGIKPGNLMQKPELSLEQRGQIVAYLETLK, via the coding sequence GTGGCCGGCGCAAGCGGCGCCAAGGCGAGCGCGACATTGCCGCTGACCTGGGGCGTGATCGGCGTGTCGGTAGCCGTGATGGTGATCGTCGCCGCATTGCTGGCGCTGGCGATCTGGCGGCGGCCGGGAATCGCGCTGGCTACCCGGATGGCTATAGGGCCTGACAAGGGCGGAACGAACTTCCTGTGGGTGGGTGTCGGGATTTCGACTCTCGCGCTGCTCGCCACGATCGTATGGACGGTGAAGGTTCTGGCGGAGATCGGCAAGCCGACCGTAACGCCCGCCCTGACCATCGAAGTCACGGCGCATCAGTGGTGGTGGGAGGTTCGCTATCTCGATAACGATACGCGCGCGATTTTCACCACCGCCAACGAGATCCATATCCCGACCGGCACGCCGGTGCAGTTCAAGCTGATCGGCGGCGACGTGATCCATTCCTTCTGGGTGCCGGCGCTGGCTGGCAAGACCGACCTGATCCCCGGCCAGACCAACGAAATTTGGCTCGAGGCCGACAAGCCCGGCACCTATCGCGGCCAGTGCACGGAGTATTGCGGGCTAGAGCACGCCAAGATGGCTTTCGTCGTGGTCGCCGACACGCCGCGCGATTTCGCGGCTTGGCGCTCGCACCAGATCGCGCCGGATGTAACGCCGGGCGGCGGGGTACTCGCCTCGGGTGCAGTCTATTTCGGGATGAAGTGCGGCAGCTGCCACGCAGTGCGCGGCAGCGACGCGGCCGGCGTGCTCGGCCCCGACCTCAGCCATTTCGCGACGCGGCAGACGATCGCCGCCGGCGTGCTTGCGAACACGCCGCAGAACCTCAGCGCCTGGATCGACGATCCGCAAGGGATCAAGCCGGGCAATCTGATGCAGAAGCCCGAATTGTCGCTGGAGCAGCGCGGCCAGATCGTCGCCTATCTCGAGACGCTCAAATGA
- a CDS encoding thiamine pyrophosphate-requiring protein translates to MAKTVGDFLFERLSQWQVRRVFGYPGDGINGIVTALGRAGDAIEFVQVRHEEEAAFMASGHAKLTGEVGVCLATSGPGAIHLLNGLYDAKLDRQPVVALVGQQAQASLGGHFQQEVDLLSLFKDVASDFVQVCNTPAQARHLIDRAFRIAKAQRTVTAIIFPNDVQESPAAESGHVHGTIHTGTDFAQPVIVPAQVDLERAAGILNKGERVAMLIGRGAANAENEVISIADVLQAGVAKALLGKAVLPDDLPFATGQIGLLGTKASYELMRNCDTLLMIGSTFPYSEFLPKEGQAKAVQIDIDPTMLSLRYPMDVALQGDCALTLRALLPLLAPKPWGKWRETVEKNAAATWDEEDKKAHLSADPLNPELFFWEFTKHLPERAIIAVDTGMSTTFFARAVKMRRDMKLAISGTLATMGPAISFATAGKFAFPDRPAIAFVGDGAMQMLGLNAFVTVAKYWKQWTDPRFVVAVLNNRDLNMVTWELRGLGGAPKVAATQELPDLDYAAYARMLGLAGFTVDKPGDVDRVWEEALSAGRPAIIDVKADPNVIALPPHATFEQTKNFFLAMAKGDEDRHAVLSQLYKQLAAA, encoded by the coding sequence ATGGCGAAGACGGTTGGAGACTTCCTGTTCGAACGGCTCAGCCAGTGGCAGGTGCGCCGCGTCTTCGGCTATCCCGGCGACGGCATCAACGGCATCGTCACCGCGCTCGGCCGCGCCGGCGACGCCATCGAATTCGTCCAGGTCCGCCACGAGGAGGAGGCCGCCTTCATGGCGTCGGGCCACGCCAAGCTGACCGGCGAGGTCGGCGTCTGCCTCGCCACGTCCGGTCCCGGCGCGATCCATCTGCTCAATGGCCTGTACGACGCGAAGCTCGACCGCCAACCGGTCGTCGCCCTGGTGGGCCAGCAGGCGCAGGCCTCGCTCGGCGGCCATTTCCAGCAGGAAGTCGATCTTCTCTCGCTGTTCAAGGACGTCGCGTCGGACTTCGTGCAGGTCTGCAACACGCCGGCGCAGGCGCGCCATCTGATCGACCGCGCCTTCCGCATCGCCAAGGCGCAGCGCACCGTCACCGCGATCATCTTCCCCAATGACGTGCAGGAATCCCCAGCGGCCGAGTCCGGCCACGTCCACGGCACCATCCACACCGGCACCGACTTCGCACAGCCCGTGATCGTGCCGGCGCAAGTCGATCTCGAACGCGCCGCCGGCATCCTCAACAAGGGCGAGCGAGTCGCCATGCTGATCGGGCGTGGCGCGGCGAATGCCGAGAACGAGGTGATCTCGATTGCCGACGTGCTGCAGGCCGGCGTAGCCAAGGCGCTGCTCGGCAAGGCGGTGCTGCCCGATGATCTGCCATTCGCCACCGGGCAGATCGGCCTCCTCGGCACCAAGGCATCCTACGAATTGATGCGTAACTGCGACACCTTGCTGATGATCGGCTCGACCTTTCCCTATAGCGAGTTCCTTCCCAAGGAAGGGCAGGCGAAAGCGGTTCAGATCGACATCGATCCCACCATGCTGTCGCTGCGCTATCCGATGGACGTCGCGCTCCAGGGCGATTGTGCGCTGACCTTGCGCGCGCTCCTGCCGCTGCTGGCGCCCAAGCCGTGGGGCAAATGGCGCGAGACCGTCGAGAAGAACGCCGCCGCGACCTGGGACGAGGAAGACAAGAAGGCCCATCTGTCAGCCGATCCGCTGAACCCAGAACTGTTCTTCTGGGAATTCACCAAGCACCTGCCGGAGCGCGCAATCATCGCCGTTGACACCGGCATGTCGACCACCTTCTTCGCCCGCGCGGTGAAGATGCGCCGCGACATGAAGCTCGCGATCTCCGGGACGCTGGCGACGATGGGCCCGGCAATCTCTTTCGCGACCGCCGGCAAGTTCGCCTTTCCCGACCGGCCGGCCATCGCCTTCGTCGGCGACGGCGCGATGCAGATGCTCGGGCTCAACGCCTTCGTTACCGTCGCGAAATACTGGAAGCAGTGGACCGATCCGCGCTTCGTGGTGGCGGTGCTGAACAACCGCGATCTCAACATGGTGACGTGGGAGCTGCGCGGCCTGGGCGGCGCACCCAAGGTCGCCGCGACCCAGGAGCTGCCCGATCTCGACTATGCCGCCTATGCCCGCATGCTCGGCCTCGCAGGCTTCACCGTCGACAAGCCGGGCGATGTCGACCGTGTGTGGGAGGAAGCGCTCTCCGCCGGCCGGCCCGCGATCATCGACGTCAAGGCCGATCCCAACGTCATCGCGCTGCCGCCCCATGCAACCTTCGAACAGACCAAGAACTTCTTCCTTGCGATGGCCAAGGGCGACGAGGATCGCCACGCGGTGCTGTCGCAGCTCTACAAGCAATTGGCCGCCGCTTGA
- a CDS encoding cytochrome c, whose protein sequence is MILRLALLLVLVAGNAAAQTAIERGRYLAVLGDCAGCHDTPHGAPFAGGQPLSAVFGRVYSSNITPDPQTGIGRWSADDFYNALHDGVRPDGAHLYPVFPYPYFTHTSRTDSDALFAYLKMQKPVHYRPPAAEMIFPFNIRTSVWFWNQLFVNTAPLPQGRDAQWNRGNFLVNGPGHCAECHTPKNLLFGDRDSRAFTGEIMDNWFAANLTGSRPDGLGAWTAAEIAGYLKTGVGPHATAVGPMQDVVSYSTRLMSDADRAAIAAYLKSLPPQKRDTPNPQAPAQMAAGEAVFVEICSVCHKIGAREQLGGFPLLAHNTLVQGRNPVTVLRVILGGSQSIGLKDTKMPYSMPSFATLSSEDIAAVATYIRNAWGNRAPPVTAAQVAALRTAVGR, encoded by the coding sequence TTGATCCTCCGGCTCGCGCTTCTGCTGGTACTCGTGGCCGGCAACGCCGCCGCGCAGACGGCGATCGAGCGCGGTCGCTATCTCGCTGTTCTCGGCGACTGCGCCGGCTGTCATGACACGCCGCACGGGGCGCCGTTCGCGGGTGGACAACCGCTCTCCGCGGTGTTCGGGCGGGTCTATTCCTCCAACATCACGCCGGATCCGCAGACCGGTATCGGACGGTGGTCGGCGGACGATTTCTACAACGCCCTGCACGACGGAGTGCGGCCCGACGGCGCCCATCTCTATCCGGTGTTTCCGTATCCCTATTTCACCCATACGAGCCGTACAGACAGTGACGCGCTGTTCGCCTATCTCAAGATGCAGAAGCCAGTGCATTATCGGCCACCCGCCGCCGAGATGATCTTCCCGTTCAATATCCGTACCTCGGTTTGGTTTTGGAACCAGCTCTTTGTGAATACCGCGCCCTTGCCACAAGGCCGCGACGCGCAGTGGAACCGGGGCAATTTCCTCGTCAACGGCCCCGGCCATTGCGCCGAGTGCCATACGCCCAAAAACCTTTTGTTCGGTGATCGCGACTCACGCGCCTTCACCGGCGAGATAATGGACAACTGGTTCGCCGCCAACCTAACCGGCAGCAGGCCGGACGGTCTTGGCGCATGGACTGCCGCCGAGATCGCCGGCTATCTGAAAACCGGCGTCGGCCCGCACGCCACGGCTGTCGGTCCGATGCAGGACGTCGTCTCGTACTCCACGCGGTTGATGAGCGACGCCGATCGTGCGGCCATTGCGGCCTATCTCAAATCTCTGCCGCCGCAGAAAAGAGATACGCCGAACCCTCAAGCCCCGGCCCAGATGGCTGCCGGAGAGGCGGTGTTCGTCGAAATCTGCTCGGTTTGCCACAAGATCGGCGCGCGCGAGCAGCTCGGCGGGTTCCCCCTCCTGGCGCATAACACGCTGGTGCAGGGGCGCAATCCGGTGACCGTGCTGCGCGTCATTCTCGGCGGCTCGCAGTCTATCGGTCTCAAGGACACGAAGATGCCCTATTCGATGCCGTCCTTCGCGACATTGAGCAGTGAGGACATCGCCGCCGTCGCGACCTATATCCGCAACGCCTGGGGCAACCGCGCCCCTCCGGTGACGGCAGCGCAAGTCGCGGCGCTGCGAACAGCCGTCGGCCGTTGA
- a CDS encoding DUF4142 domain-containing protein: MKPHIAALFVSAALIAAPGTVSAKEILGIGTPDATQFRAKASASDAFEILSSKIALTHATRDDIRDFAQMMIHDHTASTDKLVALGGISKASLKTKMEPGPDGKYRTNDLLDSDHSTELNSLDSKSNRDFDKTYIADQVKGHEDAVALLDEYSRNGDNAKLRAFAREILPTVREHLAKAKALQQQIGA; encoded by the coding sequence ATGAAACCGCACATTGCCGCGCTGTTCGTCTCCGCCGCGCTGATCGCCGCACCAGGCACCGTGTCGGCGAAGGAGATTCTCGGCATCGGCACCCCCGATGCCACCCAGTTCCGCGCCAAGGCGAGCGCCAGCGACGCGTTCGAGATCCTGTCCAGCAAGATCGCCCTCACCCACGCGACGCGCGACGACATCAGGGACTTCGCCCAGATGATGATCCACGACCATACCGCTAGCACCGACAAGCTCGTGGCGCTGGGCGGCATCAGCAAGGCGAGCCTCAAGACCAAGATGGAGCCCGGGCCGGACGGCAAATACCGGACCAACGACTTGCTCGACAGCGATCATTCGACGGAGCTGAACAGCCTGGATTCCAAGTCGAACCGTGACTTCGACAAGACCTATATCGCCGACCAAGTGAAGGGTCATGAGGACGCCGTGGCGCTGCTCGACGAGTATTCCCGCAATGGCGATAACGCCAAGCTCAGGGCGTTTGCGCGCGAAATCCTTCCCACGGTGCGCGAGCACCTGGCCAAGGCCAAGGCTCTGCAGCAGCAGATCGGCGCGTAG
- a CDS encoding cupin domain-containing protein produces the protein MNVRRIVTGRNGEGKSVFVSTDSAPNAHDYVHIPGMSSTQIWSTPSSPLLPSDVEDPTLTSRSVVPPVGGTQFVFLKLPPDSVMQSPHFDPSAATEENKKVISGLAECFEPDGMHTTDTIDYGIVLDGEVWLELDDGRAEHLRQHDVIIQNGTRHAWRNKSNRPALLAFVLIGARRA, from the coding sequence ATGAACGTCCGCCGCATCGTGACCGGCCGAAACGGCGAGGGAAAATCGGTTTTCGTATCTACCGACTCTGCGCCAAATGCACACGACTATGTTCACATTCCCGGTATGTCGAGCACGCAAATCTGGTCGACACCGAGCTCTCCGCTTCTGCCTTCGGACGTCGAGGATCCCACCCTAACGTCGCGAAGCGTCGTACCGCCGGTTGGCGGCACGCAATTTGTGTTTCTGAAGCTCCCACCCGACTCGGTCATGCAGAGCCCGCACTTCGATCCAAGCGCCGCGACCGAGGAAAATAAGAAAGTCATATCGGGGTTGGCCGAATGCTTCGAACCGGACGGGATGCACACGACCGACACGATCGACTACGGGATTGTTCTGGACGGCGAAGTATGGCTCGAGCTGGATGACGGCCGCGCGGAACATCTGCGCCAACACGACGTGATCATCCAGAACGGTACCCGCCATGCGTGGCGAAACAAGAGCAACCGGCCCGCACTTCTCGCTTTCGTGTTGATTGGCGCACGTCGCGCCTGA
- a CDS encoding polysaccharide deacetylase family protein: MKRVTLTFDNGPTPGITNHVLDVLKAHGVRVTFFVVGKHLLLPEARGLAQRAHREGHWIGNHSMTHGVPLGDRPDREVAEREIGDVDTLLGPLAHEARLFRPNSRGTLGPHALSPAARDHLVAHRGTLVLWTHIPRDRGVAADAWVTDAQHASRDSDWPLLVLHDRPSGHDVPAGAMAFLERYLMWARDSGIEFVQDFPDTCVPIRRGEVRMPLTPHVRGLQA; this comes from the coding sequence ATGAAGCGCGTGACGCTTACGTTCGACAATGGTCCCACGCCGGGCATCACCAACCATGTACTCGACGTACTCAAGGCGCATGGTGTTCGTGTCACGTTTTTTGTCGTCGGCAAGCACTTGTTGCTTCCCGAAGCACGTGGCCTGGCGCAGAGAGCGCATCGGGAGGGACATTGGATCGGCAATCATTCCATGACGCACGGCGTGCCCCTCGGCGATCGGCCGGATCGCGAGGTCGCGGAGCGCGAGATCGGAGATGTGGATACGCTTTTGGGTCCGTTGGCTCACGAGGCGCGACTGTTTCGGCCCAATTCCCGAGGTACGCTTGGCCCGCACGCGCTGAGCCCGGCCGCCCGTGACCATCTCGTCGCGCATCGTGGCACGTTGGTGCTGTGGACGCACATTCCGCGCGATCGTGGCGTGGCAGCGGACGCGTGGGTGACAGATGCGCAGCACGCGTCCCGTGACAGCGACTGGCCGTTGCTAGTCCTGCACGATCGCCCAAGCGGTCATGACGTTCCGGCGGGTGCAATGGCATTCCTGGAACGCTATCTCATGTGGGCCCGTGATTCCGGTATTGAATTTGTCCAGGACTTTCCCGACACGTGCGTGCCCATTCGGCGGGGAGAAGTTCGCATGCCCTTGACGCCTCACGTGCGCGGCTTACAGGCTTAA